The Pirellulales bacterium genomic sequence AGTTCCGAATTTGTCGTTAGTTTTCGAGTGTGTGAGGGCGTCCGTCAATGCGCTTTTCGTTAGAATTCCAGGGCGGGTTCGCAGGCACATTCGCCGGCTGTAATTTTCCTACCCGAATTCGTGCGGCGCGGTTTCCTTGAATTCTAGCTTTCGACGGGCAAATGATACTGGAAATTGCCAGGAATGTAACCGACTGGTTCGCCCACCATCCCTGGGTGTTTGGGCTGCTGATGAGTTTATCGCTGTTGACGGTGCTGGCTACCCTGGTCATCGTTCCGTGGGCGATTGTGCGGATTCCGCCCGATTATTTCGCGCATCGTCGTTGTGCGCAAATGCGGTGGGAAAAACTGCATCCTACCGTGCGGCTGGCGGTCTTTACGGCCAAGAATTTGTTGGGCTTGGCGTTACTTTTGGCCGGTGTGATCATGGCGTTGCCGTTGGTGCCTGGTCCTGGAATTTTGACGGTGTTGCTGGGGCTAGCACTTTTGGATTTGCCAGGCAAACGTGCCGTGGAACGCTGGATTGTCGCGCAGCCGGCGGTGTTTGCATCGCTGAACAAGCTGCGCGCCAAGTACGGCCAACCGCCGCTGGCAAAGCCCGATTGACGCTCCGAAATCCGATTTATCCGGCGGCTATTTTTGGCCAGACCCGGGGATATCTGGCAGGGTAATGTCCACCGGCAGATTAGGCGCTTTCACGTCCGGCGGCTTGGCATTGGGATCGAACTTGGGAGTATCGTTGCCGGCGCGCTCCTGAATGGCCGTGGCCAGATCGAGCTTTTGCTTATCGGGGAATTCCAATACCAACTGCGTGAAACCCCATTGGCCGTTAACCATTCTTAGCAGCGAGGAGGCCTGCGCTTTATCTTTGGAGCCGACGACGGAAAAAAAGAATTTTGCTTCGCCCCGATCCCCTTCTTGGGAGACATAGCCGGACGGAAACGGCAATACCGGTACGCTAATAGGTTCCCCCAACCGCTGGACGGCGACCGGACTTTTCCGGATTTCGTCGAGCGAAGACACAAATAGTGCGTGGAAGCGCCACTTCATCAGCGGCCAGCCCAGAAAATAAAATGCCACCACAGCGGCGACGATTAGCAGTCCGAAAATTGTCAGCAACTTATGCCGGGCAACCCACGGTTTAGAGGCGGGCGTGGCGGATTGGGGGGCCGTATTTTGAACCGTAGACATGGGGCGACTCCTTTCGGCACGTGACAAAGATTGGTTCCGTTAACCGTTGCCGTCGACCTGACGGCAATAGGCAATTTTTTCTGCGGTAGTGGTTGGCTTGGGACCACCGGCAGCTTTTTTGATCGGCTTGGCCGGCTCGACAACTGGCGCGGCTTCGGCCACGGGTTCCTCGGCTTCTTCCGGAGTAATGGGGGCCGGCTCGTCAGGCTTCACGGTCGCTTTGGCCACAGGTTTGGCAGCCGCAGCTGCCGATGCAGCCGGCGCAGGTGCAGCACCCTTGCCACGGGCCATGGCCAGAACGTCTGTGGTCGATAATTTTCCGTCCGGTGCAGGCTTGGCGGCAGGCGATGCAACTTTTGGCGCTGCGGCTGGAGCCGTTTTGGCCGCGGGTGCGGCCTGTGTTCCGGCCACGGGTTCGCCCGTCCTTTTTTTCACGCGGGCAGCGGCCAAAATATCGGCGGTGCTTGGTTTTCCGGCGGCGGGCGCGGCAGGCTTGGCGGCGGCTTTGGCCGCTGCGACTTGACC encodes the following:
- a CDS encoding PGPGW domain-containing protein; this encodes MILEIARNVTDWFAHHPWVFGLLMSLSLLTVLATLVIVPWAIVRIPPDYFAHRRCAQMRWEKLHPTVRLAVFTAKNLLGLALLLAGVIMALPLVPGPGILTVLLGLALLDLPGKRAVERWIVAQPAVFASLNKLRAKYGQPPLAKPD
- a CDS encoding cytochrome c oxidase assembly factor Coa1 family protein, whose product is MSTVQNTAPQSATPASKPWVARHKLLTIFGLLIVAAVVAFYFLGWPLMKWRFHALFVSSLDEIRKSPVAVQRLGEPISVPVLPFPSGYVSQEGDRGEAKFFFSVVGSKDKAQASSLLRMVNGQWGFTQLVLEFPDKQKLDLATAIQERAGNDTPKFDPNAKPPDVKAPNLPVDITLPDIPGSGQK